Part of the Streptomyces sp. WMMC500 genome is shown below.
GCTGGAGAGGGTGAGCAGCGACTCCAGGAGGCCGGCCTGTTGCCTGCTGATCGTCAGCAGTCGCTCGAAGTTGGCACGGAACGACTCCAGGGTCGCGCCGGGGTCGATGAGGGCCTCCTCCAGCAGCGCGTGTTCGAGGGTGAGGGGGGTGCGCAGCTCGTGGGCGGCGTTGGCGACGAACCGCTTCTGTGATTCGAGGGCGGTCTCCAGCCTGCCGAGCAGGCCGTTGACGGTGTCGGCGAGGTCCTTCAGCTCGTCGGGCGGACCGCCCGTGGCCAGGCGCTCGTGCAGATTCCGTGCCGAGATGCGGCGGATGGTGCTCGTCATCGTGCGCAGCGGGCGCAGGACGCGGCCGGCGATCACCCAGCCGAGCCCGATGGCGATGACGGACATGACGGCGAGCGCGAGTCCGGACTGCATGAGGAGCCGGTCGAGCATCGCCTCCCGCTGGTCCATCGCGTGCCGGCGCAACTCCTCGGCGACACCGCTCTCCTCGCCGGGGAGATCCTCGTCCAGCCGGTAGGTGCGCGGCTCCGCCCGGTCGGACGAGGGGCCGTGCCGCACGCCCTTGAACGCCACCAGCCCCCCGGAGGGGCGGGCGACGAGGAGGTACGTGATCGCCAGCAGCACGGCGCCGGAGAGGACGAACAGCGCACCGTAGAGGAGGGTGAGGCGCACCCGGACCCTGCGGGGCGTGAGCCGCGCGGACATCGCGCCGACGCGTTCCAGGACGGCCAGGTGCGGTCTCGACGGCCCCATGGGCGTACCTCACATCCGGTAACCGCTCCGCGGCACCGTCTCGATCACCGGGGGCGGACCGAGCTTGGCGCGCAGGCGGTTGATCGTGGTCTTCACCGTGTTGGTGAACGGGTCGGCCGCCTCGTCCCACACGCGTTCGAGGAGTTCCTCCGCCGACACCACCCGTCCCCGGGCGGAGAGCAGGCACTCCAGCACGGCGAGTTCCTTGGGGGTGAGCGTGAGGCGTTCGCCTCCGCGGGTGGCGAAGCGCTGCGCGGGGTCGAGCCGGAGGTCGCCGTGCTCCAGGACGGGGGGTACGGCGGGCTGGGCGCGGCGGGCGAGGGCCCGCAGCCGGGCGACCAGCTCGGCGTAGGCGAAGGGCTTGGGCAGGTAGTCGTCGGCGCCGAGGTTCAGTCCTTCGACGCGGTCGACGATCGTCCCGGAGGCGGTGAGCATCAGCACGCGCGCGTGGTGGGGCTGGGAGACCAGTTCCCTGCACACGTCGTCGCCGTGGACGCCGGGCAGGTCCCGGTCGAGGACGACGACGTCGTAGTCGACGGTCATCGTGCGCTCCAGCACGTCGGATCCGTCGTACACCACGTCGACGGCCATGCCTTCGCGGCGCAGCACCCGGGCCACCGAGTCGGCCAGCTCGGGGTGGTCCTCGACCACCAGAACCCTCACCGGCGGCACCCGCCGGCGGTGTCGCGGGCGCGTGGTGAGGATCCGGCGGGCGGGCATCCGAGAGGGGTCATCACGGTTGACGATCCCCCCTCGTGCGTCACACCGCGGTCACAGCGCTTCACTTCGCCGTGCCCCCGTGCCGGTTCGCTGGTCGTCAGATTAGCGCGGCCCGGTGCCTGGCCGCGGTCGGCCGACGGGTTCCGGCCGGGGCCTTCCTGCTGGTGGCGGGCGCGCGGGAGGGGCCGCGGAGCCCCCGCCGGCCGGACGGCGGGGTTCAGCCCTCGAACGGCTGCAACCGCAGCCGGCGGAGGCGGTCCGGATCGGCGATCACGTCGATGGCGACGATCGTGCCGTCGGCGAAGGCGAAGGCGAACGCGATCCTCGGCCGCCCCTGGTGCATCCACACCAGCCCCGGCGCACCGTCCACGAGTGCCAGGCGGGCGGCTCTGAGCCTCCCCGTGAAGACGTCGGCGACCGCCACGGCGCCGCGGACCTCCTCCGCCGCGCCGGCGGCCACCGCGGCGGCGTCGGCGCGGAGCACCACGTCGGGGTCGAGCAGTGCGAGGAGCGTGTGGAAGTCCTCCCCGCGCGAAGCGGTGAGGAACGCGCCCGCGATGGCACTCCAGCGCGCGGTGACGCCCCAGTCCGCCGTCGCGTCCGTGACCGCGGCGGCGCTTGGTGCGGAGAAGTCGGCAGAGTGTGCGCCGGGCGCGCCCCCGGTGCGGCGTGCGTCGTCCGCGCGGCCGGCCGGGGGGCCCTGCATGTGCCGGCGGGCCCGGAGGGCCAGTTGCCGGGTCGCGGTCGGCGAGCGCCGGACGATCGGCGCGATCTCGTCGTACGGGACGGCGAACAGGTCGTGCATCACGAACGCCAGCCGCTCCGCGGGCGTCATCGAGTCGAGCACGGCGAGCAGCGCTATGCCGACGGAGTCGCCGCGAAACCCTTCCCGGCGCGGGCCCGGCCCGGCCGATCCCGCCGGCTCAGAGTCGCCAACGGTCCTTTTTGCACTGCTTACCGTGGTGTTCATCGGGTTTGCCGCTGGACCCGGCGAGTCCTCCCGCCGCGCCGCCCGGGCCCGGAGGATGTCCAGCGAGGCCTCGCCCACGACCGTCCGCAACCAGCCGCCCACGCCCTCCACGTCCGGTTCCGCACGGCTCACCCGCAACCACGCCTCCCGCACGGCCTCCTCGGCCAGCTCGGCCGAGCCCAGGACCCTGTGGGCGACCGCGCGCAGATGCGGGCGCTGCTCCTCGAAGCTCAGGGCCAGAAACTCGCGCTCGTCCATCGGGGCCTTCCTCCGTTCCGCCGTGTCACCACCGTGACCAGCGAACCGCCGCCGATGTGACAGCGCGGCGGTCACGGTGCTCAGGTGGTGAGACGGCATTGCCGGGTGCGCGGGGGCCGTGATCCGATCGCCGCATGACTCGCCGCATCGTGATCGTCGGGGCCGGCATCGTCGGCTCGTCGCTGGCCCGGGAGCTGGCCGGGCGGGACGGCTGCCTGGTCACCGTCCTCGACCGCTCCCCCGCGGGCCGGCTGTACGGGTCCACGGGCCACGCGCCCGGCTACGTCGGCGTGCTCGGCGAGGCCCCGGTCCTCACCGGGCTGGCCCGCGCCACGGTGCGGATCTACCGGGGGCTCACGGACGACTACGACGCGACCGGCGGTGCCCGCGCGGCAGGCGGCGCCGGCTTCGAGGAGACCGGCTGCCTGGAGGTCGCCACCACGCCCGCGGCGTACGAGACGCTGCGCAGACGCGCGGCCGCTGCCGACGACGCGGGCCTGGCCGCCCGGCTGGTCGGGCCCGAGGAGGCCGCCGCGCTGGCGCCGCGGCTCGTCGACCCGGAGACGGCCGT
Proteins encoded:
- a CDS encoding ATP-binding protein; this encodes MGPSRPHLAVLERVGAMSARLTPRRVRVRLTLLYGALFVLSGAVLLAITYLLVARPSGGLVAFKGVRHGPSSDRAEPRTYRLDEDLPGEESGVAEELRRHAMDQREAMLDRLLMQSGLALAVMSVIAIGLGWVIAGRVLRPLRTMTSTIRRISARNLHERLATGGPPDELKDLADTVNGLLGRLETALESQKRFVANAAHELRTPLTLEHALLEEALIDPGATLESFRANFERLLTISRQQAGLLESLLTLSSSDRGLDEAELLDLAALTHEVLPAFRPEIGRRELAVEPALEAARISGDSALVHRLVANLLDNAITYNVPRGTVEIATGVRDERAFLTVRNTGAAVPPDQVERLFHPFQRLRRAAGDGHHGLGLSIVRSIATAHGATLTAEAGPGGGLAVTVAFPPCEDGPGEHGRVAGFAKQGSAPAGL
- a CDS encoding response regulator transcription factor, encoding MRVLVVEDHPELADSVARVLRREGMAVDVVYDGSDVLERTMTVDYDVVVLDRDLPGVHGDDVCRELVSQPHHARVLMLTASGTIVDRVEGLNLGADDYLPKPFAYAELVARLRALARRAQPAVPPVLEHGDLRLDPAQRFATRGGERLTLTPKELAVLECLLSARGRVVSAEELLERVWDEAADPFTNTVKTTINRLRAKLGPPPVIETVPRSGYRM
- a CDS encoding sigma factor-like helix-turn-helix DNA-binding protein, whose product is MDEREFLALSFEEQRPHLRAVAHRVLGSAELAEEAVREAWLRVSRAEPDVEGVGGWLRTVVGEASLDILRARAARREDSPGPAANPMNTTVSSAKRTVGDSEPAGSAGPGPRREGFRGDSVGIALLAVLDSMTPAERLAFVMHDLFAVPYDEIAPIVRRSPTATRQLALRARRHMQGPPAGRADDARRTGGAPGAHSADFSAPSAAAVTDATADWGVTARWSAIAGAFLTASRGEDFHTLLALLDPDVVLRADAAAVAAGAAEEVRGAVAVADVFTGRLRAARLALVDGAPGLVWMHQGRPRIAFAFAFADGTIVAIDVIADPDRLRRLRLQPFEG